One Deltaproteobacteria bacterium genomic window carries:
- a CDS encoding beta-phosphoglucomutase family hydrolase, translating into MSPHPRVTADDFDAVLFDLDGVLTSTARVHSVCWKKMFDEYLRQRAADTGEAFVPFDPDGDYKRYVDGKPRYDGVRSFLESRGIELPDGDPDDPPSASSACGLGNRKDRLFNEVLKAEGAETYDGTIRWARALRGLGIKTAVVSSSKNCKSIMEVAGIEDLFDMRMDGEIAQRLRIPGKPAPDTYLRAAQELGVRPERAVVVEDALSGVQAGRRGGFGLVIGVDRHGDADDLRENGADFVVTDLAEMLDE; encoded by the coding sequence GTGAGCCCGCACCCTCGAGTGACCGCCGACGACTTCGATGCCGTCCTGTTCGATCTCGACGGCGTGCTGACCTCCACCGCCCGGGTCCACTCCGTGTGCTGGAAAAAGATGTTCGACGAGTATCTGCGGCAGCGCGCCGCGGACACCGGCGAAGCCTTCGTGCCTTTCGACCCGGACGGCGACTACAAGCGGTACGTGGACGGCAAGCCCCGCTACGACGGGGTCCGGAGCTTCCTGGAGTCGCGGGGAATCGAGTTACCCGACGGCGACCCGGACGACCCTCCGTCGGCATCGAGCGCGTGCGGCCTCGGCAATCGCAAGGACCGGCTGTTCAACGAGGTGCTGAAGGCGGAAGGGGCGGAGACGTACGACGGCACCATCCGTTGGGCCCGGGCACTCCGCGGCCTGGGCATCAAGACGGCGGTGGTGTCCTCCAGCAAGAACTGCAAGTCCATCATGGAGGTTGCGGGCATCGAGGACCTGTTCGACATGCGGATGGACGGCGAGATCGCCCAGCGGCTCCGCATCCCCGGAAAGCCCGCGCCCGACACCTATCTCAGGGCCGCCCAAGAGCTGGGCGTCCGCCCGGAGAGAGCGGTGGTGGTGGAGGATGCCCTTTCCGGCGTTCAGGCCGGCCGCCGGGGCGGCTTCGGCCTGGTCATCGGCGTGGACCGGCACGGCGACGCCGATGACCTTCGCGAGAACGGCGCGGACTTCGTGGTGACGGACCTGGCGGAGATGCTGGACGAGTAG
- the adk gene encoding adenylate kinase yields the protein MRIILLGPPGAGKGTQAESIVAAFGIPQISTGDMLRAAVKEGTALGARVKSVMESGRLVSDEIIVDLIKERIQDPDCRDGFLFDGFPRTLAQAEALRANDIPVTHVVEIDVPPEEVVTRLSGRRVHPASGRIYHVAFNPPKTEGKDDVTGEELVQRDDDREETVRRRLEVYGEQTAPLVDYYTRWQDRGDPAAPRYIKVSGVGRVENVGEAILSRLKEEAS from the coding sequence ATGCGTATCATCTTGTTGGGTCCGCCTGGAGCGGGCAAGGGAACTCAGGCGGAGTCCATCGTTGCGGCGTTCGGCATCCCCCAGATATCCACCGGCGACATGCTGCGGGCGGCGGTCAAGGAAGGCACGGCGCTGGGAGCGCGGGTCAAGTCCGTGATGGAGTCGGGCCGGCTCGTATCCGACGAGATCATCGTGGATCTCATCAAGGAGCGCATCCAGGATCCGGATTGCCGCGACGGGTTTCTCTTCGACGGATTCCCGCGGACGCTGGCCCAGGCGGAGGCGTTGCGGGCAAACGACATCCCGGTGACCCACGTGGTGGAGATCGATGTGCCCCCCGAGGAGGTGGTCACCCGGCTCAGCGGACGGCGCGTGCACCCGGCATCGGGGCGCATCTATCATGTGGCGTTCAACCCGCCCAAGACCGAAGGCAAGGACGACGTCACCGGGGAGGAACTCGTGCAGCGGGACGACGACCGGGAGGAGACGGTGCGCCGGCGGCTGGAGGTCTACGGCGAGCAGACCGCGCCGCTGGTGGACTACTACACCCGCTGGCAGGATCGGGGCGACCCGGCGGCGCCGCGTTACATCAAGGTGTCGGGGGTGGGCCGGGTCGAGAACGTGGGGGAGGCGATCCTCTCCAGGCTGAAGGAGGAGGCATCGTGA
- a CDS encoding FAD-dependent oxidoreductase, with amino-acid sequence MPNAGTDDNPLRVAIIGSGPAGFYVVERLFKEQGLSVEVDMFDELATPFGLVRGGVAPDHQKIKSVVRVYDRAARKPNFRFYGNVCYGRDVHLTDLTAHYHQVCFTTGAQTDRNLGIPGEDLEGSHAATEFVAWYNGHPDYRDRRFDLSGENAAVIGVGNVAIDVARILCRCHEELAVTDIADYALEALRESRIRNVYLIGRRGPAQAAFTNPEIKEMGELADADVEVLPEEARLDALSQAHVDAHGDKALVRKLEILQSYAGRAPTGKSRRLSIRFLLSPTELIGDADGQVRAVHLVRNELYADNGGLRPRATAVTETIPADIVFRSVGYLGVALPGVPFDERRGVIPNDRGRVLAGQGKGPLVGLYASGWIKRGPSGVIGTNKPDAGETVERMLEDLQAGAVLDPAHPEVAGAERLVRERRPQYVSYQDWLRLDDIETARGKASGRPRVKLTRTEDMLAALKGAGA; translated from the coding sequence ATGCCCAACGCGGGGACCGACGACAATCCTCTCAGAGTTGCCATCATCGGTTCGGGTCCGGCGGGCTTCTACGTCGTCGAACGCTTGTTCAAAGAGCAGGGTCTGAGCGTCGAGGTCGACATGTTCGACGAGCTGGCGACCCCGTTCGGCCTCGTGCGCGGGGGCGTCGCTCCCGATCATCAGAAGATCAAGTCGGTGGTGCGGGTCTACGACCGGGCGGCGCGAAAGCCCAACTTCCGCTTCTATGGCAACGTGTGTTACGGCAGGGACGTTCACCTGACCGATCTCACGGCCCACTACCACCAAGTCTGCTTCACCACCGGCGCCCAGACCGACCGCAATCTCGGCATCCCGGGCGAAGACCTCGAGGGCAGCCACGCCGCCACCGAGTTCGTGGCGTGGTACAACGGACACCCCGACTACCGCGACCGCCGCTTCGACCTGTCCGGTGAGAACGCCGCGGTCATCGGCGTCGGCAACGTGGCCATCGACGTGGCCCGCATCCTGTGCCGGTGCCACGAGGAGCTGGCCGTCACCGATATCGCCGACTATGCGCTGGAAGCGCTCCGGGAGAGCCGTATCCGGAACGTCTATCTCATCGGGCGACGGGGACCGGCCCAGGCCGCCTTCACGAATCCCGAGATCAAGGAGATGGGAGAGCTGGCGGACGCCGACGTGGAGGTGCTGCCGGAAGAGGCCCGACTCGATGCTCTCAGCCAGGCCCACGTCGACGCCCATGGGGACAAGGCCCTGGTCCGGAAGCTCGAAATCCTCCAGAGTTACGCCGGCCGGGCGCCCACCGGAAAATCGCGCCGGCTCAGCATCCGCTTCCTGCTTTCGCCGACGGAGCTCATCGGCGACGCGGACGGCCAGGTACGCGCTGTCCACCTGGTACGGAACGAGCTCTACGCCGACAACGGCGGCTTGCGGCCGCGCGCCACCGCGGTTACCGAGACCATCCCGGCGGACATCGTCTTCCGTTCCGTCGGCTACCTCGGCGTGGCGCTGCCCGGAGTCCCGTTCGACGAGCGGCGCGGCGTGATCCCCAACGACAGGGGCCGCGTGCTGGCCGGGCAAGGCAAAGGGCCCCTCGTCGGCCTCTACGCGTCCGGGTGGATCAAGCGCGGCCCCAGCGGCGTCATCGGCACCAACAAGCCCGATGCCGGGGAAACCGTCGAACGCATGCTGGAAGACCTGCAGGCCGGCGCGGTGTTGGACCCGGCCCACCCCGAGGTAGCCGGCGCCGAGCGGCTGGTACGGGAACGCCGGCCCCAGTACGTGTCCTACCAGGACTGGCTCCGTCTCGACGACATCGAGACCGCGCGCGGCAAGGCAAGCGGACGGCCCCGGGTCAAGCTCACCCGCACCGAGGACATGCTGGCGGCGCTGAAGGGAGCGGGCGCGTGA
- a CDS encoding HPF/RaiA family ribosome-associated protein yields MKLEPQVTFRDMEPSRAIEQAIREKAAKLDQFHDRITGCRIVVGAPHRHHQKGRLYNVRIDLTVPGGELVVNRDSGRAAAHHDVQVAIRDAFDAARRQLQEYARRRRGEVKTHAAEPPARVSKLFAAERYGFIETSDGREIYFHGNSVVDGFDRLTLGTRVHFTEEEGQQGPQASTVRVVHGSAA; encoded by the coding sequence ATGAAACTCGAACCACAAGTGACTTTCCGCGACATGGAGCCCTCTCGCGCCATTGAGCAGGCCATACGCGAGAAGGCGGCCAAGCTCGACCAGTTCCATGACCGCATCACCGGCTGCAGGATAGTGGTCGGGGCGCCGCACCGTCACCACCAGAAGGGGCGGCTCTACAACGTGCGCATCGATCTGACGGTGCCGGGCGGGGAGTTGGTGGTGAACCGGGACAGCGGCCGAGCCGCGGCGCACCACGACGTGCAGGTGGCGATTCGCGATGCCTTTGACGCCGCTCGCCGGCAACTCCAGGAATACGCGCGCCGCCGGCGCGGTGAAGTGAAGACGCATGCGGCGGAACCGCCGGCCCGGGTCAGCAAGCTCTTCGCGGCCGAACGTTACGGCTTCATCGAGACCAGCGACGGGCGTGAGATCTATTTTCACGGGAACAGCGTGGTGGACGGCTTCGACCGCCTGACGCTGGGGACTCGCGTTCACTTTACGGAAGAGGAGGGCCAGCAAGGCCCCCAGGCAAGCACCGTACGCGTGGTCCACGGATCGGCGGCGTAA
- the glnE gene encoding bifunctional [glutamate--ammonia ligase]-adenylyl-L-tyrosine phosphorylase/[glutamate--ammonia-ligase] adenylyltransferase encodes MSDSLRNLVSPAQRRRLERLARRAASPETALVQLGRLLEEGGPGPLPDLAPREQRMLLQLLGGSTYLGGILIRAADAWGETFAKAIHTKAKSRARHSADFGVLAPDATPGDLHARLRRHKRREYLRIGARDLVGLAPVEETTAELSTLADFSLDTAYRFCRRDLERRHGRVRVPGTSRRNRFVILGMGKLGGQELNFSSDIDLIYLYETAEPATPRALPPLEFFSRLAEDLTRAMGEVTEDGVVFRTDLRLRPMGSQGPSAQPMDAAALYYESWGQCWERSALIKARPVAGDIELGEAFLEDVRPFVYRRYLDFSTVEELREMKARIERQQLAGGDGAQRNVKLGHGGIREVEFFTQALQLVNGGYDARIRRRNTLDALAGLARHGYVPAQECEALSAGYRFLRNVEHKIQILAHQQTHAIPDGAADERTLARRLGYLEPVDGEEQAFWRDYRVHTDVVHASFQRLFYGARRETVAHGERPGAEVWLDLDRREVVVQALGGRGFADPDKGYRDLLAVRDGSGATPPGPKRRKVMRDLMPALMEAIVASGEPQQALHHMAGFGCRIGARTGFLTLLAENPKTTRLLIDLFAHSRFLSELFVNRPELLDSLIRVDLTRVVKTRAEMLEELRTAMAEARDLEDSLDRLRRYRVEEFLRLGLHDLGGELDFDDAVAQLTALAEACLEAALALAGSEMERRHGAPEPGRFAVVAMGKLGERQLDYNSDLDLIFLYDEPEKPRTRGARSDSLSSHEYYVRLGQTLMTCLSAPTAEGIAYQLDMRLRPSGRSGPLVASLDAFRRYHETSSQLWERQALIRARFAAGDADLGAEAEDIAERFAFQDDFGRQDVREIDHLRMRMERELAREDGSRFDVKAGRGGLIDVEFLVQMLQLRFGHEHAALRQRDTLGAAAALRELRLLGARDYRILVEGYTFLRRLGHRLRIERDQDTHVLEREPGRLRAVALALGYGEKRRGSPGAALLRDYEKRRERVRACYERFFPEAD; translated from the coding sequence ATGAGCGACTCGTTACGCAACCTCGTCTCCCCGGCCCAACGGCGGCGGCTTGAACGCCTCGCGCGGCGGGCGGCATCTCCCGAAACCGCGCTGGTACAACTCGGCCGGCTGCTGGAGGAAGGCGGTCCCGGTCCCCTGCCCGACCTCGCGCCACGGGAACAGCGCATGCTGCTCCAACTCCTGGGCGGCAGCACCTACCTGGGCGGCATCCTCATCCGCGCGGCGGACGCCTGGGGCGAGACCTTTGCGAAGGCGATCCACACGAAGGCAAAGTCACGCGCGCGGCATTCCGCCGATTTCGGCGTCCTCGCACCTGACGCAACCCCGGGTGACCTCCACGCCAGGCTGCGCCGCCACAAGCGCCGGGAATACCTGCGCATCGGCGCCCGCGACCTCGTGGGGCTGGCCCCGGTGGAGGAAACCACCGCGGAGTTGAGCACCCTGGCGGACTTCTCCCTCGACACGGCCTACCGGTTCTGCCGCCGGGACCTTGAACGGCGGCACGGCCGGGTGCGCGTGCCGGGGACGTCGCGCCGCAACCGTTTCGTCATCCTCGGCATGGGCAAGCTCGGCGGACAGGAGCTCAACTTCAGCTCCGACATCGATCTCATCTACCTGTACGAGACCGCCGAGCCCGCCACGCCGCGGGCGCTTCCGCCGCTGGAGTTCTTCAGCCGGCTGGCCGAGGATTTGACCCGCGCCATGGGCGAGGTCACCGAGGACGGCGTCGTGTTCCGCACGGACCTGCGGCTTCGGCCCATGGGAAGCCAGGGACCGAGCGCGCAGCCCATGGACGCGGCGGCGCTCTACTACGAGTCCTGGGGCCAGTGCTGGGAACGGTCGGCGTTGATCAAGGCCCGGCCCGTGGCCGGCGACATCGAGCTGGGCGAGGCGTTCCTGGAGGACGTCCGGCCGTTCGTCTATCGCCGCTACCTCGACTTCTCCACCGTCGAGGAGCTGCGCGAAATGAAGGCGCGCATCGAGCGCCAACAGCTCGCCGGCGGCGACGGCGCGCAACGCAACGTCAAGCTCGGGCACGGCGGCATTCGCGAAGTGGAGTTCTTCACCCAGGCGCTGCAACTGGTGAACGGCGGATACGACGCGCGCATTCGGCGGCGCAACACTCTCGACGCGTTGGCGGGGCTCGCCCGCCACGGCTATGTGCCGGCGCAGGAATGCGAGGCCCTGAGCGCGGGCTACCGTTTCCTGCGGAACGTGGAGCACAAGATCCAGATCCTGGCCCATCAGCAGACCCACGCAATCCCCGACGGCGCCGCCGACGAGCGGACGCTGGCGCGGCGGCTGGGCTACCTGGAACCGGTGGATGGAGAAGAGCAGGCGTTTTGGCGGGACTACCGCGTCCACACCGACGTCGTGCACGCATCCTTCCAGCGGCTCTTTTACGGCGCACGCCGGGAGACCGTCGCGCACGGCGAGCGTCCGGGAGCAGAGGTGTGGCTCGACCTCGACCGGCGGGAAGTGGTGGTCCAGGCACTTGGGGGACGCGGCTTCGCCGATCCCGACAAGGGCTACCGGGACCTTCTGGCGGTGCGTGACGGAAGCGGCGCCACGCCTCCCGGCCCCAAGCGCCGCAAGGTCATGCGCGACCTGATGCCGGCCCTGATGGAGGCCATCGTGGCGTCGGGGGAACCGCAGCAGGCGCTGCACCACATGGCCGGGTTCGGCTGCCGCATCGGCGCACGCACGGGTTTTCTCACCCTGCTGGCGGAGAATCCCAAGACCACGCGGCTGCTCATCGACCTCTTCGCTCACAGCCGGTTCCTTTCCGAACTGTTCGTGAACCGTCCCGAGCTGCTCGACAGCCTCATCCGGGTGGACCTCACCCGGGTGGTGAAGACTCGGGCGGAGATGCTGGAAGAGCTCCGGACCGCCATGGCGGAGGCGCGCGACCTGGAGGACAGTCTGGACCGCCTGAGACGCTACCGCGTCGAGGAGTTCCTTCGGCTCGGCCTCCACGATCTCGGCGGAGAGCTGGACTTCGACGATGCCGTCGCGCAACTGACCGCTCTGGCCGAGGCCTGTCTGGAGGCGGCCCTCGCTCTGGCCGGGAGCGAGATGGAGCGCCGGCATGGGGCGCCGGAACCTGGACGGTTCGCGGTGGTGGCCATGGGGAAACTCGGCGAGCGGCAGCTCGATTACAACTCCGACCTCGACCTCATCTTCCTCTACGATGAGCCCGAGAAGCCGCGGACCAGGGGCGCACGGTCGGATTCGCTGTCGTCCCACGAGTACTACGTCAGGCTCGGACAGACGCTCATGACCTGCCTCTCCGCGCCCACCGCCGAGGGCATCGCCTATCAGCTCGACATGCGGCTGCGGCCCTCCGGGCGTTCTGGACCGCTGGTCGCGTCTCTCGACGCCTTCCGCCGCTACCACGAGACCAGCTCGCAGTTGTGGGAAAGGCAGGCGCTGATCCGGGCGCGCTTCGCCGCCGGGGACGCGGACCTCGGCGCCGAGGCCGAGGACATCGCCGAGCGTTTCGCCTTCCAGGACGACTTCGGTCGGCAAGACGTGCGGGAGATTGACCACCTGCGCATGCGCATGGAGCGGGAGCTGGCGCGCGAGGACGGTTCCCGTTTCGACGTGAAGGCGGGGCGCGGCGGGCTGATCGACGTGGAGTTCCTGGTGCAAATGCTGCAGTTGCGTTTCGGGCACGAACACGCCGCGTTGCGCCAACGGGACACACTGGGCGCGGCGGCCGCGCTACGGGAGTTGCGCCTCCTCGGCGCCCGGGACTACCGGATTCTGGTGGAAGGATATACCTTCCTGCGCCGCCTGGGCCATCGCCTGCGGATCGAGCGGGATCAGGACACCCACGTCCTGGAACGCGAGCCGGGCCGGCTTCGGGCCGTGGCCCTGGCCCTCGGCTACGGGGAGAAGCGGCGCGGGTCGCCGGGCGCTGCCCTGCTGCGGGACTACGAAAAACGCCGGGAGCGCGTCCGCGCCTGCTACGAAAGGTTCTTTCCGGAGGCCGACTGA
- a CDS encoding type I secretion system permease/ATPase: MTATHPAAGAAEIRAAMNESRRSFAYIGLFSAFVNLLMLTGPVFMLQIYDRVLPSRSEATLLALVGIVAFLFLMMGLLDHFRARVLARAGARFQARMDPRVLGAILTRAGRSPQARSAPATGLADLEAMQRFASGPGPFAFFDAPWTPVFLFALFLFHWMLGLLAVSSGILLLGLALMNQARTGRLQKEAGEASARAFQLTEQMRAGGETVRGLGMRGTALTRLAAIRNRALGATIASSDRGGAFAATTRTLRLFLQSMMLGLGGWLAIQGSITPGIMIAASILLGRALAPIDQAVAQWPVLQRALEGRRALSRLLSETPEEPLGTPLPAPDPAALRKAGQPLLAADKLYVGAPGATRPAVRGASFALHPGAAVGIAGPSAAGKSTLARALAGVWTPLAGKVTLAGAGLDQYGEAALSRHLGWLPQEVVLFEGTVAENIARLAPEPDPEAVVAAAQHAGAHAMILSLPGGYDFEVAAGGAALSGGQRQRIALARAFYGDPAVVVLDEPDAHLDAEGAAALDRAVAALKARGGAAVIIAHRASAFAACDTLLAMADGALRPLEPAPASTPRPERQPAPATQVPVTQAPAAQVGVTRVAGPPTAGPGRRRTLKLVDVAEPEDAAPVDSGAEDAGSGGGSPGTGT, from the coding sequence ATGACGGCCACGCATCCAGCGGCAGGCGCCGCGGAGATCCGCGCGGCGATGAACGAGAGTCGCCGATCGTTCGCGTACATCGGTCTGTTCAGCGCCTTCGTCAACCTCCTGATGCTGACCGGACCCGTCTTCATGCTCCAGATCTACGACCGGGTGCTGCCCTCGCGCTCGGAGGCGACGCTCCTGGCCCTGGTCGGCATCGTGGCGTTCCTGTTCCTGATGATGGGGCTGCTCGACCATTTCCGCGCGCGCGTGCTGGCCCGGGCCGGCGCCCGCTTTCAGGCACGCATGGACCCGCGCGTGCTGGGGGCGATCCTCACCCGCGCGGGCCGGTCGCCGCAGGCGCGCTCCGCGCCGGCGACCGGCCTTGCCGACCTGGAGGCGATGCAGCGATTCGCCTCCGGTCCGGGGCCGTTCGCGTTCTTCGACGCGCCCTGGACCCCGGTCTTCCTGTTCGCCCTGTTCCTGTTCCACTGGATGCTCGGTCTGCTGGCGGTGTCGTCCGGCATCCTTCTTCTCGGGCTGGCGCTGATGAACCAGGCGCGCACGGGGCGGCTGCAGAAGGAGGCGGGAGAAGCCTCGGCGCGGGCCTTCCAGCTCACCGAACAGATGCGCGCCGGCGGGGAGACCGTGCGCGGCCTCGGCATGCGTGGCACGGCCCTCACGCGGCTGGCCGCGATCCGGAACCGGGCGCTGGGGGCGACCATTGCGTCCTCCGACCGCGGCGGGGCCTTCGCGGCGACGACGCGCACGCTCAGGCTGTTCCTGCAGTCGATGATGCTGGGGCTCGGCGGCTGGCTGGCGATTCAGGGATCCATCACGCCGGGGATCATGATCGCGGCTTCGATCCTGCTGGGCCGGGCGCTCGCTCCGATCGACCAGGCGGTGGCTCAGTGGCCGGTTTTGCAGCGGGCGCTGGAAGGCCGGCGCGCGCTCTCGCGCCTGCTTTCGGAGACCCCGGAAGAGCCCTTGGGGACGCCGCTGCCGGCGCCCGATCCGGCGGCGCTCCGCAAGGCGGGGCAGCCGCTTCTGGCGGCGGACAAGCTTTATGTCGGCGCGCCTGGTGCGACGCGCCCGGCGGTACGGGGCGCGTCCTTCGCGCTGCATCCCGGCGCGGCGGTGGGGATCGCCGGCCCTTCCGCGGCGGGCAAGTCGACCCTGGCGCGGGCGCTGGCGGGCGTGTGGACGCCGCTCGCCGGCAAGGTGACGCTGGCGGGTGCGGGGCTCGACCAGTACGGCGAGGCCGCGCTCTCGCGCCATCTCGGCTGGCTGCCCCAGGAAGTGGTGCTGTTCGAGGGGACGGTGGCGGAGAACATCGCGCGGCTCGCGCCCGAACCGGACCCCGAGGCGGTCGTGGCGGCGGCGCAGCACGCTGGCGCGCACGCCATGATCCTCTCGCTTCCGGGCGGCTATGACTTCGAAGTGGCCGCCGGCGGGGCGGCGCTGTCGGGCGGCCAGCGCCAGCGGATCGCGCTCGCGCGGGCCTTCTACGGCGATCCGGCGGTCGTGGTGCTGGACGAGCCGGATGCGCATCTGGACGCGGAGGGGGCAGCGGCGCTCGATCGCGCGGTGGCGGCGCTCAAGGCGCGCGGCGGGGCGGCGGTAATCATCGCCCACCGGGCCAGCGCCTTTGCGGCCTGCGACACGTTGCTGGCCATGGCGGACGGCGCCCTGCGGCCGCTGGAGCCGGCGCCGGCTTCGACGCCGCGGCCGGAGCGACAGCCGGCGCCGGCGACGCAAGTGCCCGTGACGCAGGCGCCCGCGGCACAGGTGGGCGTGACCCGAGTGGCCGGGCCGCCAACGGCCGGGCCCGGGCGACGCCGTACGCTGAAGCTGGTGGACGTCGCGGAGC